GTCCAACCGCGCCAAGGTCCGGAAGGGCGCCCTCAAGCGCCGCCGCACGCGCGCCAAGCGCGGCCAGAGCAACAAGGCCAAGCACTAGGCGCTTCGCCTGAGAAGGGCCCGCCGCTCCCCTGTTCTCAGGGGGGCGGGGCTGCCGGGCGCCACGGCTCCAACTCGGGCAGCATCCGAGGGAGTTTCTCGGAGCTGGTGGCCAGCAGCCGCAGCACCGATTCCGCCTCCGGCCCGGTGACGAGGACCGGCTGGATGGGCACCTCGGGATAGCGGTCCGTGCGCAGCGGGAAGATCTCGCTCGACACGTAGCCCGCCGGGGTGAAGCGGGCCTGGAAGAGCGCGCTGCGCTTCTCGCGCGGGTTCCAGTTGCCCCCGAAGACGAAGTTCCCCAGCGAGTAGACCACCGGCGCGCCCTGGTACAGCTCCATCCCCTGGAGCACGTGCGGGTGGCTGCCGAGCACCCCCGAGGCCCCCGCCTCAATCGCCACCCGCGCCAGCTGGAGCTGGTAGGGCTCGGGCTCGAAGGTGCCCTCGCGCCCCCAGTGGAAGTAGGGCAGCACCACGTCCGCCTGAGCCTTCGCGGCGAGGATGTCCTCGCGCAGCATTTGCTCCATGACGGTGATGTCCGAGAAGTGGCCCGCCACCCCCGGCGTGGTGTCCGTGGCGTACACCTGGGGCGGCTCGATGTTGCGGGTGCCCAGGAAGAAGTAGCCCAGGAAGGCGAAGCGCACGCCGCCCACGGTGACGAGGGCTGGGCGCCGCGCCTCGGCCAGGGTACGCCCCGCGCCGAAATAGGGGATGCGCGCGGCGTCCAGCGTGGCCAGCGTGTCGAGCAGCCCCTGGGGGCCGTAGTCCATCATGTGGTTGTTGGCCAGGCTCACCACGTCCACGCTGCCCGCGAGCAGCGTTTGGACGAGCTCGGGCCGCGCGCGGAAGTTGAAGTTCTTGGGCAGCTTCTCGCCGCCGTCGGTGAAGGGGCACTCCAGGTTGACGAGGAAGAGGTCCGCCGCCTCGGCCACCGCCTTCACCCCCTGGAAGCCGTGGGCGAACATCTCCTCGCGCGAGCGGCCCTTGGCCACCTGCTCGTCGAAGTACGTCTGGTAGTGGTGGCCAATCGTCACGTCTCCGCCCACCAGCAGGCTCACCGGGCGGGCAGGGGGCGGCGGCGCGGCGGGCGGGGGCGGCGGTGTTGGCAGGGTGACAGCCGGCGCGGCGGGCGGGACCGGAGGGGGCTCAGGGGGCGGCGGGGCCCGGTGGGCACAGGCGGAGGAGAGCAGGAGCAGGAGGAGAATGGCGCGGTGCATAAAGGGAGGGAAACTCTACCTTGCGCCGGGAAGATGGCGGCGCGTAGATTGCCG
This sequence is a window from Stigmatella aurantiaca. Protein-coding genes within it:
- a CDS encoding CapA family protein, translating into MHRAILLLLLLSSACAHRAPPPPEPPPVPPAAPAVTLPTPPPPPAAPPPPARPVSLLVGGDVTIGHHYQTYFDEQVAKGRSREEMFAHGFQGVKAVAEAADLFLVNLECPFTDGGEKLPKNFNFRARPELVQTLLAGSVDVVSLANNHMMDYGPQGLLDTLATLDAARIPYFGAGRTLAEARRPALVTVGGVRFAFLGYFFLGTRNIEPPQVYATDTTPGVAGHFSDITVMEQMLREDILAAKAQADVVLPYFHWGREGTFEPEPYQLQLARVAIEAGASGVLGSHPHVLQGMELYQGAPVVYSLGNFVFGGNWNPREKRSALFQARFTPAGYVSSEIFPLRTDRYPEVPIQPVLVTGPEAESVLRLLATSSEKLPRMLPELEPWRPAAPPP